GACTGCTCCAACAAAATCTACTTTCTCAAGTATATCACGAAGAATCTCAGTAGAGACTTTACCTGAGCCTCCTCTTTGGATACGCGGAACTTTACATACATGCACAATACCATAGGAATGGTCAATAATTCCTGTGAGATCTGAAATTCCAATGTCCATGCCGCTTTTGGCATCTGCTACTGCAATTCCGGTTGCACTCGCATTCTTATATGAGGCATGCAAAAAACCGTCTTTCATATACACGCCAACTTTTTCGCCTGCAAGAATATTACAGTCTGCAATAGCGGTCCAAACAGAGACCTGCTGTACAATATCTCTGGTGATATGCTTAGCGTATGACTCAAGCGCTTCTGCATTGTTTATAACCCACTCAACGCCTTTTGGAGTGATAACATAGCTTCCGCGACCCTGTGATTTCACCATCTCGTCATCTACAAGTTCGCGAATATATTCAGATACTGCCTGAGGCGTTACGCCCATTTTTACAGCAATCTCCTGCTGTCTTATTGAAGGCTGGTGCTCTGCAACCTCAACCAGAATCTGAAACTTTGTTGCTTCTCTTTTACTTCTAAGAATTATATAGAGTGGATCATTATCCCTTATCTTCAACAAAAACCAGCCCCTGTCCTTTTACATCAAGTATCGGCAGGCGTTTTGCAAGACCCTTTACGAAAACAGGACTTACACTGTATTTCCTCGCAAGATCATTAACAGATGAATTACCTGCTCTTACATCCTTTTCAATATCATCTACAAGATCTCTTAAGGATTCGTCAGCAGATATTGAAATATTGATTATATCTCCCAAATCATCCATTGTACACTGGAAATTGGCACGGAATTTACTATAAGTTGTTTTGTATTCCTTGGATGGTTTTTCTCCAGGTTTTGGCATTCTCCACTGTTCTTCAACGAGATTGCCTTTTTTAAGGATAGCAATACAGTCTTTTACTTTACCAATTTCATAATCCGCTGAAAGCTCCTCTTCAGTCATCCAGTTTTTGCTGAGCTGAGTATATATGCTCTTAAATTCTGAGTTGCTGAATGTTATCAGAAGCGGAACAAGATCAAGAGGATCATTAACAATTCTAATATGCCCCGTCAAAGTAAAAACCCATTAAATATATGTAGTATAATGAAATAAACTTATTTCAAATTCACATACGATTTTTGAGGACTTTTTTTATGCACATTTAATGATTTACCCCATATTATACGTTATCATCAGATTTCTGTAGATTAAATGCTCTTTTAAAAGCAGTTTGAAAAATTAATGATTTTTAAGTTATCAACAACTCATAACTAAATTGCATTACAAAATAAATCAGCCTGTTTGATTTATTTAATTGGTATTGACTTTCTTCATCAGGTTTTCTTCATTAAGTTATAGTTCCAACAGTTTAGATACAACAAACACCTTTTAAATTCCCAAATCATAACTTCAATCA
The genomic region above belongs to Methanomicrobium antiquum and contains:
- a CDS encoding MarR family transcriptional regulator; this translates as MKIRDNDPLYIILRSKREATKFQILVEVAEHQPSIRQQEIAVKMGVTPQAVSEYIRELVDDEMVKSQGRGSYVITPKGVEWVINNAEALESYAKHITRDIVQQVSVWTAIADCNILAGEKVGVYMKDGFLHASYKNASATGIAVADAKSGMDIGISDLTGIIDHSYGIVHVCKVPRIQRGGSGKVSTEILRDILEKVDFVGAVGIEADIAIKNSGMKANTFFGAAEGVIEAGIHGLESAIVIVDEDFTDFLKRLESSGLRYIIHDLISP
- a CDS encoding ArsR family transcriptional regulator; protein product: MTGHIRIVNDPLDLVPLLITFSNSEFKSIYTQLSKNWMTEEELSADYEIGKVKDCIAILKKGNLVEEQWRMPKPGEKPSKEYKTTYSKFRANFQCTMDDLGDIINISISADESLRDLVDDIEKDVRAGNSSVNDLARKYSVSPVFVKGLAKRLPILDVKGQGLVFVEDKG